Proteins from one Azospirillum ramasamyi genomic window:
- the hypA gene encoding hydrogenase maturation nickel metallochaperone HypA, with translation MHEMALCESLLQAMEEAGRANGFSRVTKVRLEIGRFAGVEVEALRFGFDVVTRGSLAEGAELVVLDVPGRGWCFDCSDTVDLDDRLSPCPHCGGSRLHPNGGTEMTIKDLEVE, from the coding sequence ATGCATGAGATGGCGCTCTGCGAAAGCCTGCTCCAGGCGATGGAGGAGGCCGGGCGCGCCAACGGCTTCAGCCGCGTGACGAAGGTTCGGCTGGAGATCGGCCGCTTCGCCGGGGTGGAGGTGGAGGCGCTGCGCTTCGGCTTCGACGTGGTGACGCGCGGCTCGCTGGCCGAAGGGGCGGAACTGGTGGTGCTGGACGTGCCGGGCCGCGGCTGGTGCTTCGACTGCAGCGACACGGTGGATCTGGACGACCGGCTGTCGCCCTGCCCACACTGCGGCGGCAGCCGGCTGCATCCCAACGGCGGCACCGAAATGACGATCAAGGATCTCGAGGTCGAGTGA
- a CDS encoding [NiFe]-hydrogenase assembly chaperone HybE, with protein sequence MSAAATRFEGSYLGDATRIGAATRMECKICWHVYDPAEGCDHWQVPPGTPFAALPGHWRCPVCDGARDQFMALDGEAAVAETNAAPLPVSPAPSSPAQPVETIAKLEAAFREIHTAQMRGMPIVNDALAVKAVGFRRHDGRWLGALVTPWFLNLVLLPGDGDDWSALIPGAKELIEFPSGRYEFVHANRKGVGAYKACSLFSPMFEFASMLQATETASAALVSLFDPSIREDGAQTAEIRRRREAELAPPEAVFAEAVAEPASEPAAEPVRPSRRALLGMGAGDAGDA encoded by the coding sequence ATGAGCGCCGCCGCCACACGGTTCGAGGGCTCCTATCTGGGCGACGCGACCCGCATCGGCGCGGCCACCCGGATGGAATGCAAGATCTGCTGGCATGTCTACGACCCGGCCGAGGGCTGCGACCATTGGCAGGTGCCGCCCGGCACGCCGTTCGCCGCCCTGCCCGGCCATTGGCGCTGCCCGGTCTGCGACGGCGCCCGCGACCAGTTCATGGCGCTGGACGGCGAAGCCGCCGTGGCGGAGACGAATGCCGCCCCGCTGCCCGTTTCCCCTGCCCCTTCCTCGCCCGCCCAGCCTGTCGAGACCATCGCCAAACTGGAAGCGGCCTTCCGCGAGATTCACACCGCGCAGATGCGCGGCATGCCCATCGTCAACGATGCGCTGGCGGTGAAGGCCGTCGGCTTCCGCCGCCATGACGGGCGCTGGCTGGGTGCGCTGGTGACGCCCTGGTTTCTCAACCTCGTCCTGTTGCCGGGCGACGGGGACGACTGGTCGGCTTTGATTCCCGGCGCCAAGGAACTGATCGAGTTCCCGTCCGGCCGCTACGAGTTCGTCCATGCCAACCGCAAGGGCGTCGGTGCCTACAAGGCATGCTCGCTCTTCTCGCCGATGTTCGAGTTCGCCTCGATGCTCCAGGCGACGGAGACGGCCTCGGCGGCGCTGGTCTCCCTCTTCGATCCGTCGATTCGCGAGGACGGCGCCCAGACCGCGGAAATCCGCCGCCGCCGCGAAGCCGAACTGGCGCCGCCGGAAGCGGTTTTTGCGGAAGCGGTTGCGGAACCGGCTTCGGAACCTGCCGCGGAGCCGGTGCGGCCGTCGCGCCGGGCGCTGCTGGGGATGGGGGCGGGGGACGCCGGCGATGCATGA
- a CDS encoding hydrogenase expression/formation protein, translated as MTSLFGMTHPPVGFGPGSQPDTTEEGLEYLPMPSGMRVYEPHLPEIADPAHAAAARMVLVRIHQALAGWSAGEEIRVPVDDLDAAVLALVDEALGEGEVAVKVDRAGDRLEIQEASLAGVWRVRAFGDGTAGDGTARESLLIGAFPRVAVNRAFTPASPAASGPLPGGLMNGMPILTELLDRSAAWRRGDGPHAVNFSLLPHTPEDLAFIERRLGVGATTILSRGYGNCRVTATATPNVWWVRYYNSVDTLILDTVEIVDVPAVVCAAAEDIADSTERLAEILDALATDLERVR; from the coding sequence ATGACCTCCCTGTTCGGCATGACCCATCCGCCGGTCGGCTTCGGTCCCGGCAGCCAGCCCGACACGACCGAGGAAGGGCTGGAATATCTGCCGATGCCGTCGGGCATGCGCGTCTATGAACCGCACCTGCCGGAGATCGCCGACCCAGCCCACGCCGCAGCGGCGCGCATGGTGCTGGTTCGCATCCATCAGGCGCTGGCCGGCTGGTCGGCGGGCGAGGAAATCCGTGTTCCGGTCGACGATCTCGACGCCGCGGTGCTCGCCCTGGTGGACGAGGCGCTGGGCGAAGGCGAGGTGGCGGTGAAGGTCGACCGCGCCGGCGACCGGCTGGAGATTCAGGAAGCCTCGCTGGCCGGCGTCTGGCGTGTCCGCGCTTTCGGCGATGGAACGGCCGGTGACGGCACCGCGCGCGAAAGCCTACTGATCGGGGCCTTCCCACGGGTGGCGGTGAACCGCGCCTTCACTCCGGCATCGCCGGCGGCCTCCGGTCCGCTGCCGGGCGGGCTGATGAACGGCATGCCGATCCTGACCGAACTGCTGGACCGCAGCGCCGCCTGGCGCCGCGGCGACGGCCCCCACGCGGTGAATTTCAGCCTGCTGCCGCACACGCCCGAGGATCTGGCCTTCATCGAACGGCGGCTGGGCGTCGGCGCCACCACCATCCTGTCGCGCGGCTACGGCAATTGCCGCGTCACCGCCACCGCGACGCCGAATGTCTGGTGGGTGCGCTACTACAATTCGGTCGACACGCTGATCCTCGACACGGTGGAGATCGTCGACGTGCCGGCGGTGGTCTGCGCCGCGGCGGAGGACATCGCCGACAGCACCGAACGGCTGGCGGAGATCCTCGACGCGCTGGCGACCGACCTGGAGCGGGTGCGATGA
- a CDS encoding hydrogenase has translation MTDLAPPPVKPRLPLPPLVDLLTDVHGYRRLDNPDDRPWLDDPAKCWVVFLPGHGKGNAETADVAVILPELVRALRPRLSPAVAGEAAERALLALTGMMSLPALVFLRGDRLLGSIPRVRDWDDYLQRIGEILEGASEGETA, from the coding sequence ATGACCGACCTCGCCCCCCCGCCCGTCAAACCGCGCCTGCCCTTGCCGCCGCTGGTCGATCTGCTGACCGACGTCCACGGCTATCGACGGCTCGACAACCCCGACGACCGCCCCTGGCTGGATGATCCGGCGAAATGCTGGGTGGTCTTCCTGCCCGGCCATGGCAAAGGCAATGCGGAGACCGCGGACGTGGCCGTCATCCTGCCGGAACTGGTCCGCGCGCTGCGCCCGCGCCTGTCCCCGGCGGTGGCGGGCGAGGCGGCGGAGCGCGCGCTGCTGGCGCTGACCGGCATGATGAGCCTGCCGGCCCTGGTCTTCCTGCGCGGCGACCGGCTGCTGGGCAGCATCCCGCGCGTGCGCGACTGGGACGATTACCTGCAGCGGATCGGCGAGATCCTTGAAGGCGCTTCGGAAGGGGAGACGGCATGA
- a CDS encoding HypC/HybG/HupF family hydrogenase formation chaperone: protein MCIGIPLRLSAIDGIVGRAEDGAAIDLSLVPEAGPGDWVLGFLGAARRLLEPEEAAQILDALAAMAAALDGEALDSAFADLTGREPTLPPHLEAARVAGLTEA, encoded by the coding sequence ATGTGCATCGGCATTCCCCTGCGCCTGTCCGCCATCGACGGCATCGTGGGCCGGGCGGAGGATGGGGCGGCCATCGACCTGTCCCTGGTCCCGGAGGCCGGACCCGGCGATTGGGTGCTCGGCTTCCTGGGCGCCGCCCGCCGGCTGCTCGAACCCGAAGAGGCGGCGCAGATCCTCGATGCGCTGGCGGCGATGGCCGCAGCGCTGGACGGGGAAGCTCTGGACAGCGCCTTCGCCGACCTGACCGGCCGCGAACCGACCCTTCCCCCCCATCTGGAGGCGGCCCGCGTGGCCGGCCTGACGGAAGCCTGA